A part of Tissierellales bacterium genomic DNA contains:
- a CDS encoding thioredoxin family protein — MEIVDSKEAIDRLIDENDMVLTYFGSDTCSVCIDMKPKVKEILEKYPKIKAVEVDIDKSVKLSTSYNIFTTPAILLFIDGKESVRKARHISMEDLEEKINRYYNLFFR; from the coding sequence ATGGAAATAGTTGATTCAAAAGAAGCTATAGATAGATTAATAGATGAAAATGATATGGTATTAACTTATTTTGGCAGTGATACTTGTAGTGTATGTATAGATATGAAACCTAAGGTGAAAGAGATATTAGAAAAATATCCTAAGATTAAAGCTGTGGAAGTAGATATTGATAAATCTGTGAAGCTATCTACTAGTTATAATATTTTTACTACACCTGCTATACTTTTGTTCATTGATGGCAAAGAGAGTGTTAGAAAAGCTAGACATATTAGTATGGAAGACTTAGAGGAAAAGATCAATAGATATTATAATCTATTCTTTCGATAA
- a CDS encoding SprT family zinc-dependent metalloprotease, whose product MTKHIVRYGDNEIEFELERKDVKNVNLNIRPDMTIKVSANNKVPLDFIKDFVKSKGPWILRKIDYFKETQPEKKNKKEYVSGESFRYLGRQYRLKVFKADNKEYVKYFRGFIHLYVKEINNYKRKEKLMDNWFYERAEINFNESLDKMYEKVKKYNISKPKLNIREMKARWGSCYRETNTIILNYELIKAPKYCIDYVVLHELVHFKYENHNNDFYTFLTSLMPDWRKRKIILDEKVVRTL is encoded by the coding sequence ATGACAAAACATATAGTAAGATATGGAGATAATGAAATAGAATTTGAACTAGAAAGAAAAGATGTTAAAAATGTAAATCTAAACATAAGGCCAGATATGACTATTAAAGTATCTGCTAATAATAAAGTACCTTTAGACTTTATTAAAGACTTTGTAAAGAGTAAAGGCCCCTGGATATTAAGAAAAATAGATTATTTTAAAGAGACTCAACCAGAAAAAAAGAATAAAAAAGAGTATGTAAGTGGTGAGTCTTTTAGGTATTTAGGAAGACAATATCGTCTAAAGGTATTTAAGGCAGATAATAAGGAATATGTAAAATACTTTAGAGGTTTTATCCATCTATATGTAAAAGAAATAAACAATTATAAAAGAAAAGAAAAGTTAATGGATAATTGGTTTTACGAAAGAGCGGAAATAAATTTTAATGAGTCCTTAGATAAAATGTACGAAAAGGTTAAAAAATACAATATTTCTAAACCAAAACTCAATATTAGGGAAATGAAAGCTAGATGGGGAAGTTGTTATAGGGAGACTAACACTATTATATTAAACTATGAATTAATTAAAGCTCCCAAATACTGTATAGACTATGTAGTTCTCCATGAATTAGTTCATTTTAAATATGAAAATCACAATAATGATTTCTATACTTTTTTAACTTCGTTAATGCCAGACTGGAGAAAAAGGAAGATAATATTAGATGAAAAAGTAGTTAGGACTTTATAA